The DNA segment GTAGTGACCTCGAGCATCCGCCAGATGGCCGAAAGCGCGGGTCTCACCGCTCAGGCTGCGCAGCAAACCCTCGAGTCGGCCCAGCAAGGCCGTCAGGCCGTGACCCAGACCCTCTCGGGCATGAGCGACATCCGCCGGGAGATGCAGGCCATCGCCGAGAACATCGGCGGGCTGGCCCGGCGCTCCGCCGAAATCGAGAACATTACCCGGGTACTCGAGGACTTCGCTTCCCAAACCAACCTGCTGGCCCTGAACGCCTCTTTCGAGGCCGCCGGGGCCGGGGCCGCAGGCCGACGCTTTGCCATCATTGCCGAGGAGATTCGCAAGCTGGCCGAGGAGTCGGCCCGCGAAACCAACCGCGTAAGCCTGCTGGTGCAGCAGGTGCAAAGTGATATTGCCAGGGTGGTCGAGCAGGTACAGGAGGGGGTACGCGAGGTAGAGACCGGCTATGGGGTAGCCCAAAATGCAGGGAGCCGCCTCGAGGAAATCGCCAGACTGGCCGCGCAATCCGCAAGCCTGGCCCAGGAAATCTCGGGGCTGGCCCAGAGCCAGGTATCGGTGGTGGAACGGGTGGATCAGGCCGTGCAGAAAATCGCTCTCACCGCCCAACAAACCGGAAACGAGAGCCAGGAGGGCCGTCAGTCCGCCGAGGCCATGCGTGTTCTGGCCCAGGAGCTTTCCCGAAACCTGAGCCGCTTCCGCCTGCCCGATTAGGAGTCTGTATGTCTGCCCCAACCACCCCCGATCTGCTGCAAAGTTTCCTCGATGAGGCCTGGGAAACCGTGGCGGTGTTTGAGCAGGCTGCCGAGTTCCTGGCCATCCAGCGCCACGAACCGCTGGTGGTCATGGCGCACCGGCTGAAGGGTTCGGCGGGGCTGTACGGCTTTCCGCAAACCTCCAACCTGGGGGCCCTGGCCGAACGCATCCTGGAAGCAGCACCGCACTACACCCAGAGCCAGCAGGCCAAGGTGGTGGAGTTCATGGGTCAGGTGACGGCGGTGCTGATCACAGCCCTGGAGAACATCGCCATTCACGGCGAGGAGGGCCGGGTGGGCCTCGAGCTAGGCCGCCTGGGAGCCGCCGAGCTAATCCGGGAGCTTACCGCCCTCAACCCCGAGGCCTTTGTCCGCGAGACCCCCGAGCCCACCAAAGAAGCCGCCCCACCCCCCCCAAGCGGCGTGGTAGCGGAGCTGCAAAGTTTCTATCGGCAAAACGCCGAGTTCTGGGAGTTTTTTGCCCCCGAAGCCCTGGAAAACCTCGACCATGTGGGCAACGCGCTGGTGAGCCTGCAGTCCGGCGATGAGACCGGTGAACACCTGCGGGCGCTGTTCCGGGCCATGCACACGGTCAAGGGCGCGGCCTACTCGGTGGGCTGTAAACCCATCGGCGCCCTGGCCCACCAGCTCGAGGATCTGATGGTAGCAGTACGCGAAGGGCACAAACCCTGGAGCCACGAAATAGCCCAGGTGATGCTGGAAGGAGCGCAGGTACTGGGCAGGATGATTGCAGTGGCTGAGGGCAAAGACCCCCAGGCCCAAAGCCTGGACGGCCAGCTCTTTGAGCTACAAAGCCAGCTGGCGCTTTTGCTGGGCAAAGAAGCCCCCGCCAACCCCCAGGCCCAGCCAGCCCCCGCCAATCCCCCTTCGGCGCCCGCAGCCTCTCCCCAACGGGCCCGCCCCAGCAGCACGGCTTCGGTGCGGGTCAGCCTCGAGCGCCTCGATGCCCTGCTCAACCTGGCCGGCGAGACCCTGGTCACCCGCTCGCGCCTGGAGCTACTGGCCCAGCGCTTCGAGGAGATGGATCACCTGCTGGAGACGGCCCGCCAGCGGCTCTTGCGCACCACCACCGACTTTGAAAATCGCTACCTCAACCCCCGCCTTTCGCTGGCGCAGGAAGCCCCACACCCCGGTCAAACCCCCCAGGCCCAGAGCACCCTGGGCAAGACCGTGCAGGAGCTTTTTTCCGAGCTCGAGTTCGACCGCTACGACGACCTCAACATCCTGGCCCGCTCCATCCAGGAGATGACCAGCGACCTGGCCGAGGTTCGCAACAGCCTGAGCGAACAGATCAAAGCTTTCCGCCAGGAAACCGAACAGTTCGAAAAGCTCTCCCAAAGCTTGCGCGAGGAAGTTAACCGCGCTCGTCTGATTCCCATTGGCCGCTTCTATCAGCGTCTCACCCGCCAGATACAGCAAATCGCCGGTGAGAAACCCGTCCAGATACGGTTCCTGGGAGAGCAGGTCGAGATTGACTCGGTGCTGCTCGACGGCCTGTCCGAAGCCCTCATCCACCTGGTCAACAACGCGGTCATTCACGGGCTGGAGAGCCCCGAGGAACGCCGAGCCAAAGGCAAGGAAGCCCAGGGCACCCTGACCATCCGCACCCTGCAGCAGCGCAACACCCTGGTGCTGGAAATCAGCGACGATGGCCGGGGTATCAACCTCGAGGCGGTCAAGCAAAAAGCCTTAGAAAAGGGGCTACGTACCCAGGAGCAGATTGAGGCCATGCGCCCCGAGGAAGCCGTTCAGCTCATTTTTATTCCTGGGCTCTCCACCGCCGAGGTGGTCTCGGATGTGGCCGGGCGCGGGGTAGGCATGGATGCTGTAGCGGCCACCATCCGTCGTCTGCGCGGCGATCTGACCGTGGAAACCCGCAGTGGGCTGGGCACTACCGTCCGCCTGCGCGTCCCGCAGAACCTGGTGGTTTCGGACATTCTGCTGCTCCAGACCGGCGGCCAGGTGATCGCCCTTCCCCGCGAGAGCCTCCTGACCCTGCTCACCGCACCGGCCGACCAACAGACCGTCACCTACGAAGGCAACCCCATCCCCATCAAACCCCTCAGCACGCTGCTGGGCTTGCCTCCCGTAACGCAGGAAGAGTATGCCCTGGCGGTGGTGGAAGGTCGGGGTGGGGCCCTGGTCGCGCTGGCCGTCGAGCGTT comes from the Meiothermus sp. CFH 77666 genome and includes:
- a CDS encoding response regulator; translated protein: MSAPTTPDLLQSFLDEAWETVAVFEQAAEFLAIQRHEPLVVMAHRLKGSAGLYGFPQTSNLGALAERILEAAPHYTQSQQAKVVEFMGQVTAVLITALENIAIHGEEGRVGLELGRLGAAELIRELTALNPEAFVRETPEPTKEAAPPPPSGVVAELQSFYRQNAEFWEFFAPEALENLDHVGNALVSLQSGDETGEHLRALFRAMHTVKGAAYSVGCKPIGALAHQLEDLMVAVREGHKPWSHEIAQVMLEGAQVLGRMIAVAEGKDPQAQSLDGQLFELQSQLALLLGKEAPANPQAQPAPANPPSAPAASPQRARPSSTASVRVSLERLDALLNLAGETLVTRSRLELLAQRFEEMDHLLETARQRLLRTTTDFENRYLNPRLSLAQEAPHPGQTPQAQSTLGKTVQELFSELEFDRYDDLNILARSIQEMTSDLAEVRNSLSEQIKAFRQETEQFEKLSQSLREEVNRARLIPIGRFYQRLTRQIQQIAGEKPVQIRFLGEQVEIDSVLLDGLSEALIHLVNNAVIHGLESPEERRAKGKEAQGTLTIRTLQQRNTLVLEISDDGRGINLEAVKQKALEKGLRTQEQIEAMRPEEAVQLIFIPGLSTAEVVSDVAGRGVGMDAVAATIRRLRGDLTVETRSGLGTTVRLRVPQNLVVSDILLLQTGGQVIALPRESLLTLLTAPADQQTVTYEGNPIPIKPLSTLLGLPPVTQEEYALAVVEGRGGALVALAVERFIGLQQALVKPLTAPLSELPHLMGATISASGEVILVLSPSGLLSLDTAMPIHTRIETAPTQRHPVLLVDDSLSVRKVVAQMLRKAGHQVVTAADGQEALELLEQQPFQAVVTDLEMPRMSGFELLEEVRRRPNLAHLPIAVLTTRASSKHRDLAVELGANAYLTKPADEVELEKFLQGV